AGCGCATCGGTCTCGTGGCGCGGCAGGGCGCGGGCTTCATCGAAGCCGCGCTCGCGATCCTCGCGGCCGATGCGTGCTTCGTGCCCATCCCCGATGGCACGGCCGGCGCGGCGCTCGACGAGGCCGTGCGCGAGTCCGCGCTCCACGGCGTCGTCGAGGAGTCGGAGGGGTTCGCGCTCCGGCGCGTCGACGGTGCGCGCGCGTGCGGCGAGGCCGGGATCGACGGCGAGGGCGAGCGCGCATTCCGCGCGCTCCACCCCGCCTATCTCCGCTTCACGTCCGGGACGACGAACGAGCGCAAGGGCGTCGTCGTCGGCCACGAGGCGGTCGCGGCCCGGCTCGCGAACGCGAATCGCGCGCTCGGCATCGGGCCCGAGGACCGCATCCTGTGGCTGCTGCCGATGGCGCACCACTTCCTCGTCTCGATCCTGCTCTACCTGCGCGCGGGTGCGACGGTGCTGCTGCCGGCGAGCACGTTCCCGCGCGACGTGCTCGCGCTCGCCGCGCGCGCACGCGCCACCGTCTTCTACGCGTCGCCCTACCACTACCGGATGCTCGCGAGCGACGACTCGGGCGTCGCGCTCGACGGCGTGCGCCTCGCGGTGTCGACGGCCGACGGCCTGCGCGCCGAGGTCGCGCGCGCGTTCGCGCTCCGCTTCGGCATCCCGCTCGTGCAGGCGCTCGGGATCATCGAGGTCGGGCTCCCCGTCGTGAACGCGGCGAGCGCGGCGGCGAAGCCCGAGGCGCTCGGCCGCCCGGGCGCCGACTACGACGTGTGGCTGCGCGCCGAGGACGGCTCGCGCATCGAGCCCGGCGCGTCGTCGCCGGAGCACACGGGCGAGATCTGCATCCGCGGGAGCGGGCTGTTCGACGCCTACCTGCGGCCGTGGCTGCCCGCGGCGCGCGCGATCGAGCCCGACGGCTTCCGCACGGGCGACCAGGGCTACTTCGACGCCGACGGCGACCTGCACCTCGCCGGCCGCCGCGCGAACCGCATCAACATGGCGGGTATGAAGTTCTTCGCCGAGGAGGTCGAGGCCGTGCTCGACGCGCACCCCGGCGTGCGCGTCTCGCGCGTGTTCGCGAAGGAGCACGCGCAGCTCGGGCAGATCCCGGTCGCGGAGTTCGTGCCGGTCGAGCCCGCCGACGCGCCCGATCGCCGCGCGCTCACCGCGCACTGCCGCGCGCGGCTCGCCGCCTACAAGATCCCGCGCGAGTTCACGCCCGTCGCCGAGATCGCCATGACGCCCACCGGCAAGGTGCGGCGCGCGGCTCGCTAGGCTCGGCGCGTGCCGCTCCCGCGCCGTCTCCCGTCGCCCGGCCAGGCGCTCACCGCGATCGTGCTCGCGCTCGCAGCCTTCGGCTATCCGGCGCTCTCCGAGTGGCTCCTCGACCGCTTCGGCACGCGCGCCGTGGCCACCGCGATGCTGGGCGTCGGAGCGGCGAGCTTCGCGGCGCGGCTCGCGCTCGAGCGGCGCCCGCTCGCGCTCGCCGGGCAGTTCGCGGGGGCGTTCGCGCTGCTCGCGCTCGCCGCGGTCAGCGACGATCGGGCCTGGC
This Myxococcota bacterium DNA region includes the following protein-coding sequences:
- a CDS encoding class I adenylate-forming enzyme family protein — encoded protein: MNVVDAIRDIARARPRHPAILEGARAEPGQGARAAGDVAIDYATLVARVESRADALVRAGVTRGERIGLVARQGAGFIEAALAILAADACFVPIPDGTAGAALDEAVRESALHGVVEESEGFALRRVDGARACGEAGIDGEGERAFRALHPAYLRFTSGTTNERKGVVVGHEAVAARLANANRALGIGPEDRILWLLPMAHHFLVSILLYLRAGATVLLPASTFPRDVLALAARARATVFYASPYHYRMLASDDSGVALDGVRLAVSTADGLRAEVARAFALRFGIPLVQALGIIEVGLPVVNAASAAAKPEALGRPGADYDVWLRAEDGSRIEPGASSPEHTGEICIRGSGLFDAYLRPWLPAARAIEPDGFRTGDQGYFDADGDLHLAGRRANRINMAGMKFFAEEVEAVLDAHPGVRVSRVFAKEHAQLGQIPVAEFVPVEPADAPDRRALTAHCRARLAAYKIPREFTPVAEIAMTPTGKVRRAAR